Proteins from a single region of Hordeum vulgare subsp. vulgare chromosome 6H, MorexV3_pseudomolecules_assembly, whole genome shotgun sequence:
- the LOC123404349 gene encoding uncharacterized protein LOC123404349 gives MPCPHAQTHKRRRRTTTTTTTSLPEHPIGTAQMAMGKKLSKADGARCRRHGRQGAPGVCPLCLRERLSRLSPSATLPSVVAGEASSCCSGSDSDSSTEASSSASGSASPGFHREIRRAARPSLLMRHERVVAVDGDEVVLVMRRRRERPATSFWAKLLRSATGGKKKAVDGCSLAHSRAIEAAGGTGAAATKWIVF, from the coding sequence ATGCCCTGCCCACACGCCCAGACGcacaaacgacgacgacgaacaacgacaacaacaactacttctCTACCTGAGCATCCTATTGGCACGGCGCAGATGGCGATGGGCAAGAAGCTGAGCAAGGCTGACGGCGCGCGGTGCCGGCGGCACGGGCGGCAGGGGGCGCCCGGGGTGTGCCCGCTCTGCCTGCGGGAGCGCCTGTCCCGCCTCTCGCCGTCGGCCACGCTGCCGTCCGTCGTCGCGGGCGaggcctcctcctgctgctcgGGCTCGGACTCGGACTCGTCCACGGAggcgtcgtcgtcggcgtcggGGTCCGCGAGCCCCGGGTTCCACCGGGAGATCAGGCGGGCCGCGAGGCCGTCGCTGCTGATGCGGCACGAGCGGGTGGTGGCCGTGGACGGCGACGAGGTGGTGCtggtgatgaggaggaggagggagaggccggcgacgagcttctGGGCCAAGCTGCTGCGCTCGGCGACGGGGGGCAAGAAGAAGGCCGTCGACGGGTGCTCGCTCGCGCACTCCAGGGCGattgaggccgccggcgggaccgGCGCCGCTGCCACGAAGTGGATCGTATTCTAA
- the LOC123405710 gene encoding uncharacterized protein LOC123405710 — MVMGKKPGKADGAACRRHWRQGAAGVCPLCLRERLSRLSPSATLPTVVARGEAASHSSSCCSDSDSDSEASSTGASSGSASPGFHREIKHAARPSLLMRRERVVAVDGDEVVLVMRRRRERPATSFWAKLLRAATGGKKAGDGCSLAHSRTIEAAADGSSAAATKWVVF, encoded by the coding sequence ATGGTGATGGGCAAGAAGCCGGGCAAGGCTGACGGCGCGGCGTGCCGGCGGCACTGGCGGCAGGGGGCTGCGGGGGTGTGCCCGCTCTGCCTGCGGGAGCGCCTGTCCCGCCTCTCGCCCTCGGCGACGCTGCCGACCGTCGTCGCGCGCGGGGAGGCGGCTTCTCattcctcctcctgctgctcggACTCGGACTCGGACTCGGAGGCGTCGTCCACCGGCGCGTCGTCGGGGTCCGCGAGCCCCGGGTTCCACCGGGAGATCAAGCACGCCGCGAGGCCGTCGCTGCTGATGCGGCGCGAGCGGGTGGTGGCCGTGGACGGCGACGAGGTGGTGCTggtgatgagaaggaggagggagaggccgGCGACCAGCTTCTGGGCGAAGCTGCTGCGCGCGGCGACGGGGGGAAAGAAGGCCGGCGACGGATGCTCGCTGGCGCACTCCAGGACGATCGAGGCCGCCGCCGATGGGAGCAGCGCCGCTGCCACGAAGTGGGTCGTATTCTAG